TGGAGCGGATCGCCGACCACGCCACGAATGTCGCCGAAAGCATCGTTTACATCGAAACAGGAAAACGGGCCGATTTGAACTGAAAAAAGCGAAAAAGCCCCCGCCGGCAATGGTCAAGCCCCAAAAATGTAGACACGTAAAAACACCCGGCTTATGCGGCGTGCTGACGCCTGTATTCTACAGGCGTCAGCTTGTTTAATTTCAGTTGAAGCCGCTCCTCGTTGTAAAAACGAATATACCTTTGAATTAGGATTTGAGCCTGCTCAGTATCTTGGATATGATGGTGTTGGAGAGCTTCTGTCTTTAAGTGGGAGAAGAAGCTCTCGATTGGGGCATTGTCCAAGCAATTGCCTCTTCTTGACATGCTGGATCTGAGGCCAAACTGAGCTAG
This window of the Planifilum fulgidum genome carries:
- a CDS encoding IS3 family transposase translates to LAQFGLRSSMSRRGNCLDNAPIESFFSHLKTEALQHHHIQDTEQAQILIQRYIRFYNEERLQLKLNKLTPVEYRRQHAA